A stretch of the Streptomyces sp. WMMB303 genome encodes the following:
- a CDS encoding M15 family metallopeptidase: MRRIRTAPRAPLAAAAALLVLAAAPVPAARAASGQGHEPKAPEEFVALHDVAPTIRQDIRYFTRHNFVGERIDGYRRPMCLVTRDTGRALARAQRSLLRRGYTLKVYDCYRPQRAVDHFVRWAKDLDDQRMKREFYPRVAKNRLFEDGYIAEKSGHSRGSTVDITVAELPARPTRPYRPGEPLVPCHAPQQERFPDNSVDTGTGFDCFDTLAHTDDPRVTGKQRANRLLLKRTLEHEGFTNLPEEWWHFTHEPETFPDTYFDFPVSRRSLTSHH; encoded by the coding sequence ATGAGACGCATCCGCACCGCCCCCCGGGCCCCGCTCGCCGCAGCCGCTGCTCTCCTCGTCCTCGCGGCCGCCCCCGTCCCCGCAGCTCGAGCCGCATCGGGGCAGGGGCATGAGCCCAAGGCACCCGAGGAGTTCGTCGCCCTGCACGACGTGGCCCCGACCATCCGCCAGGACATCCGCTACTTCACCCGGCACAACTTCGTCGGCGAGCGCATCGACGGCTACCGCCGGCCGATGTGCCTCGTCACCCGGGACACCGGCCGTGCCCTCGCCCGCGCCCAGCGCTCTCTCCTGCGGCGCGGCTACACGCTCAAGGTCTACGACTGCTACCGCCCGCAGCGGGCCGTGGACCACTTCGTGCGCTGGGCCAAGGACCTGGACGACCAGCGGATGAAGCGCGAGTTCTACCCGCGCGTGGCCAAGAACCGGCTCTTCGAGGACGGCTACATCGCGGAGAAGTCCGGACACAGCCGCGGCAGCACCGTCGACATCACCGTCGCCGAGCTGCCCGCCCGGCCCACCCGCCCCTACCGTCCCGGCGAACCCCTGGTGCCGTGCCACGCGCCCCAGCAGGAACGGTTCCCCGACAATTCCGTCGACACCGGCACCGGCTTCGACTGCTTCGACACCCTCGCGCACACCGACGACCCCCGCGTCACCGGGAAACAGCGCGCTAACCGGCTGCTGCTCAAGCGCACCCTGGAGCACGAGGGCTTCACCAACCTGCCGGAGGAGTGGTGGCACTTCACCCATGAGCCGGAGACCTTCCCGGACACCTACTTCGACTTTCCCGTCTCCCGCCGCTCGCTGACCTCGCACCACTGA
- the glpK gene encoding glycerol kinase GlpK translates to MTDKYVAAIDQGTTSSRCIVFDQRGGIVAVDQQEHRQIFPKPGWVEHDADEIWTKVQAVVGGALERAGLRADQLSAIGITNQRETTVLWDRATGRPVHNAIVWQDTRTSGLCTELGGEVGQDRFRDRTGLPLASYFAGPKVAWLLDNVPGLRQRAVDGEIAFGTMDSWLIWNLTGGVDGGRHVTDVTNASRTMLMNLESLEWDASVLEAMDVPAAVLPEIRSSSEVYGTAVGQLAGVPVASALGDQQAAVFGQTCYGVGEAKNTYGTGSFLLLNTGNRPVPSKHGLLTTMGYRLGDEAPVYCLEGSIAITGALVQWFRDQLGIIDDAAEIETLAASVEDNGGAYIVPAFSGLFAPYWRSDARGVIAGLTRYVTKAHLARAVLEATSWQTREVVDAMYQDSGVEITSLKVDGGMTANSLLMQHQADVLGVPVIRPVIAETTCLGAAYAAGLATGVWSGLEELRAHWKRDAEWTPSMGEEEREKEYANWHKAVERSFGWEQSG, encoded by the coding sequence ATGACGGACAAGTACGTCGCTGCCATCGACCAGGGCACCACCTCCAGCCGCTGCATCGTCTTCGACCAACGGGGCGGAATCGTCGCCGTCGACCAGCAGGAGCACCGACAGATCTTCCCGAAGCCCGGCTGGGTGGAACATGACGCCGACGAGATCTGGACGAAGGTCCAGGCCGTGGTCGGGGGCGCGTTGGAGCGGGCAGGGCTGCGCGCCGACCAGCTCAGCGCCATCGGCATCACCAACCAGCGCGAGACCACGGTGCTGTGGGACCGCGCGACGGGCCGGCCGGTGCACAACGCGATCGTCTGGCAGGACACCCGGACCTCGGGACTCTGCACGGAGCTGGGCGGCGAGGTGGGCCAGGACCGCTTCCGGGACCGGACGGGGCTTCCGCTGGCCAGCTATTTCGCCGGGCCGAAAGTCGCCTGGCTGCTGGACAACGTACCCGGGCTGCGGCAGCGCGCAGTCGACGGGGAGATCGCCTTCGGCACCATGGACTCCTGGCTGATCTGGAACCTGACCGGCGGTGTCGACGGCGGACGGCACGTCACCGATGTCACCAACGCCTCCCGCACCATGCTGATGAACCTGGAGTCCCTGGAGTGGGACGCCTCGGTCCTGGAGGCGATGGATGTACCCGCCGCCGTGCTGCCGGAGATCAGGTCATCCTCGGAGGTGTACGGCACGGCCGTCGGGCAGCTGGCCGGGGTGCCGGTGGCCTCGGCGCTCGGCGACCAGCAGGCGGCCGTCTTCGGACAGACGTGCTACGGGGTGGGCGAGGCCAAGAACACCTACGGCACCGGTTCCTTCCTGTTGCTGAACACCGGCAACCGGCCGGTGCCCAGCAAGCACGGACTGCTGACGACGATGGGCTACCGGCTGGGCGACGAGGCGCCGGTCTACTGCCTGGAGGGCTCCATCGCGATCACCGGCGCACTGGTGCAGTGGTTCCGCGACCAGCTCGGCATCATCGACGACGCGGCGGAGATCGAGACGCTGGCCGCCAGTGTCGAGGACAACGGCGGGGCCTACATCGTGCCCGCGTTCTCCGGCCTGTTCGCGCCGTACTGGCGTTCGGACGCGCGCGGTGTCATCGCGGGGCTGACCCGGTACGTGACCAAGGCGCACCTGGCACGAGCCGTACTGGAGGCCACGAGCTGGCAGACCCGCGAGGTGGTCGACGCGATGTACCAGGACAGCGGCGTGGAGATCACCTCGCTGAAGGTGGACGGCGGCATGACCGCCAACAGCCTGCTGATGCAGCACCAGGCAGATGTGCTGGGGGTACCGGTGATCCGGCCGGTGATCGCCGAGACCACCTGTCTGGGCGCGGCGTACGCCGCGGGGCTGGCGACCGGCGTGTGGTCCGGCCTGGAGGAGTTGCGCGCCCACTGGAAGCGGGACGCCGAGTGGACTCCCTCGATGGGCGAGGAGGAGCGCGAGAAGGAGTACGCCAACTGGCACAAGGCCGTGGAGCGGAGCTTCGGCTGGGAGCAGTCCGGCTGA
- a CDS encoding ATP/GTP-binding protein: MVFGRSERRGSKAPAEPVTLKILVAGGFGVGKTTLVGAVSEIKPLRTEELLTEASRSVDSTRGVEAKTTTTVAMDFGRITINEELVLYLFGTPGQDRFWFLWDELATGALGAVVLADTRRLENSFAAVDYFERRGIPFTVAVNCFDDAEQYPVEHVREALDLDGGIPVLLCDARQRESARDVLVSVVQHARHLATRTTAAT; encoded by the coding sequence ATGGTCTTCGGGCGCTCTGAGCGGCGCGGCAGCAAGGCCCCCGCCGAGCCGGTCACACTGAAGATCCTGGTGGCCGGCGGGTTCGGGGTCGGCAAGACCACACTGGTGGGGGCGGTCAGCGAGATCAAACCGCTGCGCACCGAGGAACTGCTGACCGAGGCCAGCCGTTCCGTGGACAGCACTCGCGGTGTGGAGGCGAAGACCACCACGACCGTCGCCATGGACTTCGGCCGGATCACCATCAACGAAGAGCTGGTGCTGTACCTGTTCGGCACCCCGGGCCAGGACCGGTTCTGGTTCCTGTGGGACGAGCTGGCGACCGGTGCGCTGGGTGCCGTGGTGCTCGCCGACACCCGGCGGCTGGAGAACAGTTTCGCCGCCGTCGACTACTTCGAGCGCCGCGGTATCCCCTTCACGGTGGCGGTCAACTGTTTCGACGACGCCGAGCAATACCCCGTCGAGCACGTCCGCGAGGCCCTCGACCTGGACGGCGGGATACCGGTGCTGCTGTGCGACGCGCGGCAGCGCGAGTCCGCGCGGGACGTCCTCGTCTCGGTGGTCCAGCACGCCAGGCATCTCGCCACCCGGACGACAGCCGCCACCTGA
- a CDS encoding DUF742 domain-containing protein has protein sequence MADQWFDDAAGPVVRPYAMTRGRTRSGGTGTQLDLIALVIVDDPGGAEPDAVSAAEDPLLSDHSFVPEHHDIVVLCRRQPLSVAEVAAELDLPVGVVRVLIGDLLAAALVRVTRPVPPAELPDESILREVINGLRAL, from the coding sequence ATGGCGGACCAGTGGTTCGATGACGCGGCGGGACCCGTGGTGCGGCCGTATGCGATGACGCGCGGCCGCACCCGCAGCGGCGGCACGGGCACGCAGCTCGACCTCATCGCCCTCGTCATCGTCGACGACCCGGGCGGGGCGGAGCCGGACGCGGTGTCCGCGGCCGAGGACCCGCTTCTCTCCGATCACTCCTTCGTCCCCGAGCACCACGACATCGTCGTGCTCTGCCGCCGCCAGCCGCTGTCGGTGGCGGAAGTGGCGGCGGAGCTCGACCTTCCCGTGGGGGTGGTGCGCGTGCTGATCGGCGACCTGCTGGCGGCCGCACTGGTGCGCGTCACCCGCCCCGTTCCTCCGGCGGAACTGCCGGACGAGAGCATCCTCAGAGAGGTGATCAATGGTCTTCGGGCGCTCTGA